The Thalassophryne amazonica chromosome 8, fThaAma1.1, whole genome shotgun sequence genome includes a window with the following:
- the LOC117515934 gene encoding SIN3-HDAC complex-associated factor-like → MYRSLDGCCICRAKSSSSRFTDASGMRRSSGAVFGLVKPDLEKSVMPGTPGEEMEESFLWGPRRIGIMWLMPEEVQALKVTSRAKKIKSISKKARPIQISRLQKEFKRNNSDSHSTTSSASPAHSPSYSNLSDDGSDAELSPGSSRSPVFLLSGYTYWKRQRVCCGIIYKGRFGEVLIDPHLFKPCCRKKQRQQGPDEEEDEEEDDEEEEEVEESQAGAEVGVQKSHVEEEVKETQLSDENTQAAQLRVSVTTPAPKRSGLAEDEPW, encoded by the exons ATGTACAGGAGTTTGGACGGCTGCTGCATCTGCCGTGCCAAGTCGTCAAGTTCTCGTTTTACGGACGCAAGCGGTATGAGAAGGAGTTCAGGAGCTGTTTTTGG GTTAGTGAAACCAGATCTGGAGAAATCTGTAATGCCTGGTACTCCTGGTGAAGAGATGGAAGAAAGCTTCCTGTGGGGACCAAGAAGAATTGGAATCAT GTGGTTGATGCCAGAGGAGGTCCAAGCCCTAAAGGTAACATCAAGGGCAAAAAAGATCAAATCCATCTCCAAGAAAGCACGGCCGATCCAGATCAGCCGACTACAGAAAGAGTTTAAAAGAAACA ATTCAGACTCCCACAGCACCACCTCCAGTGCTTCTCCGGCTCATTCTCCGAGCTACAGCAACCTGTCAGACGACGGTTCTGACGCAGAGCTCAGTCCTGGATCCAGCCGCTCCCCTGTCTTTCTCCTTTCTGGATATACATACTGGAAGAG GCAAAGGGTGTGCTGTGGAATCATCTACAAGGGCCGCTTTGGGGAGGTGCTCATTGACCCCCATCTGTTCAAACCATGTTGCCGCAAaaaacaacgtcagcaggggccaGACGAGGAGGAAGATGAAGAAGAGGATgacgaggaggaggaagaggtagAGGAAAGCCAGGCAGGTGCGGAAGTCGGTGTACAGAAATCCCACGTGGAAGAGGAAGTGAAGGAGACGCAGCTGAGCGACGAAAACACGCAGGCTGCTCAGCTACGTGTTTCCGTGACAACACCAGCTCCAAAGAGGAGTGGGCTGGCGGAGGACGAGCCGTGGTGA